Within the Pangasianodon hypophthalmus isolate fPanHyp1 chromosome 19, fPanHyp1.pri, whole genome shotgun sequence genome, the region TCTCCAATCCCCAGATCTGCAAGAGGTACAAGGAGATTGTGGGTTGATGAGATCTAAGCAAagagaattttcattttaatgtggaAATAATTGACAGTGCATAACAgttctgtagaggtttactCTGAATTCGTGAAAATTcgtgatatttatttttgacttttatttattttttgacttcttttttttatttttttgacctttatttatttatttatttatttatttattttataatttttttaagtttcttcTTACGACATTGGAGAGATGATGTGAACTAAAAATGGACGCTCGCAGTAAGCTACAACTTGTTTGGCCTCTGTTTAGATATAAAAAGCCCTCAAATAGTTAAAACAATGCCCAAGAGACGATGTTCgcttaatcatttaattaaaaaattgatATAAAGATGTAATGATAATAACTATTAACAACgctgaaaaaaataaggaataaaacagttgggtgaatgccgttataggaaaataatcaatgatgaggtggtgtgatgaagcagagttcctGTTACTACAACgaacttgattatttttctataacagcacatcccacagtgttttattcctcttacactacagcaatttgccaatgattgttcaaatttattttattaagaacGTCATAATGATTATCCACGAAtaatcacatttaatgttgtggaacatcaacaaagcaagttagttcctgttatcacttatgttatagcagctataaaccataGTTCCTTCAATTCCTCTtgcaactttttcttttttttttttttttttttttttttttttttttttttaccaagaaCCCATAAAATGCAatgtcctgacactggagactccttccataaatgctaaatctATCTCCATATAAATGATTACATGCATCTGCCAGAAAAGTCtctgtgaatcagctgttaccatagaaacaataacagattgagtgcattaatataaatctgtgatttaaaCTGCAAAGTTGCTTGTTATAGACGATTAATCAGCACCCTCTGaccgctgtggtataaaacaaatTCAGCTTTAAATGATCTAGTCTTGTAAATAGTGATCTTAAATCatacagaataaacacaaacaaaatgaaaaatctgctggaaaaaataaataaataaattgtccaCTATGGCCGACGCCATGTCGGAATGACATCACAAATTGTATGAATTGCAAAATGGAGGGACGTCCAAACAGATTTTCCGTAACCATGACGAAAGCGGCATCAGCAAACAGCTTTGTCATGTTTAAGGGAGTAAAAATGTCCTTTTCAGTGTGCTGAGCTGACATACCTGCTGTCACGGCAGGAACCACTAATATGTTTATCATCGGGCCAACGGACGTGGGCAGAGTTTCAGCAAAGCTCAGgatcttgaactctttgtcttTTGCGATGTTGAGGAAATTCTCGTTCAGGTCTCGTAAAGCTGGAGAGTCTGcaacaatgattaaaaaagtgagagaatgaAATCACAACGATGAACAAAAACTGCTAAATAAAACgtgatgcacaaaaaaaaaaggacgtCCAACCTTTGCAAAGCTCTCTGACTTCTATAGAGGGAAACAGGAGATAGCGCACGTTTACGGAGTACTCGGCCATGAAGGTGCCGCGGTGAGGAACGCTGTAGAACAACACGCCCTTTGTGTTCTTGACCAAGGAGCTCAGCTCGGGATCCTTAGAGGCGTCTACGAGCATCTTTTTCACCAGCAAGCCTAGTGTGTAATACACACAGAGGTCTGTACACGTCTACTCATTCATCTGTAGCTTACATGCAAGTACAccaaactaaaactaaaaacacactaACTGAAAAAAGGACGCTgttcatgtttaatgtttaaaaaagaaatccaccctgaacaacttgcagagtaatctttataattaacgtCTGATCTTCAACTGCGTCCAAGATTTATTCTGTAATGAAAATTTTTGGTTTAAACATCTGTTTTAACTtcacattacccataatgctgtACTGATAGTGGTGAAATGGGAATTATCCCGTGCTTCATctctaaagagagtgatgcagcagcactttagtcctttagtccaGCCTCATCTGTACAAATTTCATGCTAATTCTGCCATCTACGGCACCACACTCGTCATGtcatagatcactaactagaAGAGCCGAGTATCTGCCATAACTTGTATAGCTGCATGGCATTCTGGGACTTCGAGTCCAGTGTTTGCACCaacgtctccactacttctactcTGGATTGTAGAAAAGAAGGTCTTGCTTCTGAGCTAACTACGTAACGTTTGAGATGTTTTGAgatgtttttgtattattaaactCCAGTGTAACTCtgctagcaataacaatgtcaCCCTGTGATGTCTGAGCGacacacaactgctaacttctcacaggaataacgaaATACAGCAACcaagaatcactaaacacatcagaaatcTTTCCATATAAAGATGGTTAATATGtctcagggtggagttttcctttaactaGAAAATGATGCAGGTTTTCCAGGAGGTGTGAACTTTAATGAAGcttaaaaaaagctgaaatgtgATGAATGCTGGTTTATCTCTGACCCACCGATGACTAACCTCCCATACTGTGCGCCACCCAAACCACAGGCCGGTCACCTACTCCTGCAGCTTTCAGCTTCTTCAGCAGCTCTCCACTGCGATACGCTAAAGACTTCCTGCACAGACCTCCAAATGATTAAACTCACTACAAATGTACTTTGTGAATCCAaacccctgtttttttttccttcattaccTCTGGTTTTCAGCGGGACACTTGGCCCTCCAGTCGCTCAGATGCGTGTCGTACTCTACAGACAGGATTCTGAGGTTGGGACAGTCGGCTGCTAACCACGACTGCAGGTCAAACAATCCAATAAGAACACaagaaaagcaaaacagatCAGCGGTACATGATCTCCAGACCCAGAATACCTCCTTTCTGAGATGCAGACCGTACCTTAGGCCAGCACTCGGTGTAATCCTCATgtattcctgcagatttttcaacTTCTGTCAGATCGCAGTCTTTCTGTCGCCATGTTTTGAAAGCAGCTCCCAGAAGGCCGTGCACAAACAGAACATCCGCTTTCATGGGCTGGCTGGGTTCAGATCAGCAGAGGAGCAGAAAGCTAATCAGCTTCTTTACAAGCAAATATCATACTGAATCTACTgatctagaaataaatgtttcaaGTCAGAATGATTACCTGGTGCGACACTGTGGATGCAAAACATAAACTCCGTCCTGGTACTTCTGCACCTCTGTGTCTCGGTCCAGGTTGGCTAAAGCACGGGCAGCGTGGGACGCCTGTATGATGTGAGGAGACCGCGCCATCTCAGCCAGGACAGGCAACCAACCTACAGCAACACAACAGAACTCTGATCATACATCGAGTCATTTCATGTGTCCTATCTATCATAAATATCGTATATTTATTATCCACATGTAAATATCAGGTTTATTATCCACATGTAAATATCAGGTTTATTATCCACATAAAAAATATCAGGTGTCAATGCACctatatgtatttaaaattcttcaaaataaatatttttggctAAACGGCAAGTTAAATACTCTAGAATAAGAATTATATGTGaatagcgctgttgaattcctgattctgactggtcagaaggtgttgattaattttctataacagcagctctgacagtagtgcagctgcatattaatgcactcatgcTAATacatcatcgtttctatagtaacagcttactcAGGGACTTCTGACTCAGGGActtatggtggacgctccacataatctacacctattaataaacagtttttaaaatacactGAAAGTATAATCGTTCATATGCTAAAGGTTTCTGTatggagacgtttatttagcatttatggaaggagtctccagtgtcagcacatcataacagtcagaggtaaagctgtaactttactgAACCATTTCAGATATCtacaagacagaggagtttatgctttctggtttcttggtaatgaGATAAGCTACGTTTTTAAAAACTTATTacgagagaggctggtgaggaaattaTGCTTtgtagctactataatgtatgCATTAAGAGgatctaacttgttttgtgaacattctacaacattaaatgtaactataaatggataatcaTCTCctgggtggtaacagttactCTGGTTCatactgccatttttttttactccttacgTAAAACCTGAAAAGCTTCACATGTTCAAATACAGGCAGTGTTTATCTGTATACAGTCCAGATATTAAACCAGGTGTAGACAGCGTCTTAAATTAAAACTCCAACAAGATAAGCACGAAGTAGAACACGTTGCTCCATCTGTGTGTGAAGATTGAGCCGAACCTGACTGCactatgtctgtgtgtaagcTTTCGTTCAGTGCCAGGTTCCCGATGATGCGCACGATGTTGCGCTGAATCTTCTGCGAATCCCGTCGAAGCTGGTAGACTCTCTGTAAAAGCTGCAGTCCTCTGTTGGCCACTATGTGATCACAATGACTCGGGACCTGTGTGGTAAAGATTAGATATATTAATACAGcactttatgtgtgtgtgtgtgtgtgggtgtgtgtgtgtgtgtgtgggtgtgtgttcacctttGAGTGCTGTACGAGGGCCTGCAGGCAGAAAGACTCCACCTTCTCAGAGGGGATGGAGGTGAGGCTCTGGGCATAGGGCAGTCCATTTCCCCCGAAACACCACAACCCTCCCTACAATCACAACAAACACGAAAAAGTGTTAAGACAACAACATACACAATTGTGTCAACCATTacatcttttaatttattaactgattaaacgtacgtcatacattttatccatttatagttacatttcatgttgtggaatatccacaaaacacattaattcctgttatcacttgcgttaAAACAATGTAGTTTGTGTCCctctgtgtctgaaaacttcaagttactgCTTTACCActgagtgctgacactggagactccttccataaatgataaataatccTTCCTTAAGattaaaacttcaccatatcaacgattacacgttttttaaatctgtttatttggaGCGTCCACTATGTAAACTGTTACTATTAGAaaagataacgtattagaatgagcatgttcgtataaatctgtgatttgtagctgcactactgtcagagctgcagttatagaaaattctgaccaatcagaattgagaacagTTTACGCAAGAGTGCTGTGGCGTAAAATGCTAAATACAATGCCTATTTCTGAGCGTGTGTTATAATGATGTTTTCATGACTGTGCTTGAAAAAGTTGTATTATGTtcgtgagagtgtgtatgagtggaGTTTGTATGAGTgcgtgtaggtgtgtgtaggtgtgtgtgtgtgtgtgttgctgaccCGTTGAGAGGCGAGGGACTGAGTGCTCTCTCTCAGTGCCAGTGAGGTGAAATACTGCACACACTGATCCACCTCTGACTGGGGCAGAGAGGCCAGCAGCTGCCTCAAACCATCCTCTATTAGAAATTCCTGACAACATGAGGCAGCATTAACATCAGTGCAAACAACGAGATCTCATAATGTAGCAGAattcaataacacacacacgtcatagatatacacactcacatcctCCAGTTTAGGCAGCACGGGTGGGGAAAGGAAGAAGCGCAGGTCTACGTTCGGGGTCCGAGCCAGACCTATAGCCGTGCGCTGGTCTATAGACTGAGCCGCTGTCTGGTACTGATAacctgtgatt harbors:
- the serac1 gene encoding protein SERAC1 isoform X4, producing the protein MSVTALRLIPCRRLSSTGPGLKKVIPWKAFRKIAKVTGAIVLGGCVFITYEVVTLNQAVTIDTQAILQEKQKSYIYLTPITKVEQETLGTNLTYKARKELHKAARKLIEISSRVLHRPLDEHLSHLDADPRELALWMLLKRTRSSSRSERLQAVQDLAQSHWQGYQYQTAAQSIDQRTAIGLARTPNVDLRFFLSPPVLPKLEDEFLIEDGLRQLLASLPQSEVDQCVQYFTSLALRESTQSLASQRGGLWCFGGNGLPYAQSLTSIPSEKVESFCLQALVQHSKVPSHCDHIVANRGLQLLQRVYQLRRDSQKIQRNIVRIIGNLALNESLHTDIVQSGWLPVLAEMARSPHIIQASHAARALANLDRDTEVQKYQDGVYVLHPQCRTSQPMKADVLFVHGLLGAAFKTWRQKDCDLTEVEKSAGIHEDYTECWPKSWLAADCPNLRILSVEYDTHLSDWRAKCPAENQRKSLAYRSGELLKKLKAAGVGDRPVVWVAHSMGGLLVKKMLVDASKDPELSSLVKNTKGVLFYSVPHRGTFMAEYSVNVRYLLFPSIEVRELCKDSPALRDLNENFLNIAKDKEFKILSFAETLPTSVGPMINILVVPAVTADLGIGDLIEVAVDHLNICKPEKKDTFLYKRSLQFIQDALGGQIIS
- the serac1 gene encoding protein SERAC1 isoform X2, translated to MSVTALRLIPCRRLSSTGPGLKKVIPWKAFRKIAKVTGAIVLGGCVFITYEVVTLNQAVTIDTQAILQEKQKSYIYLTPITKVEQETLGTNLTYKARKELHKAARKLIEISSRVLHRPLDEHLSHLDADPRELALWMLLKRTRSSSRSERLQAVQDLAQSHWQGYQYQTAAQSIDQRTAIGLARTPNVDLRFFLSPPVLPKLEDEFLIEDGLRQLLASLPQSEVDQCVQYFTSLALRESTQSLASQRGGLWCFGGNGLPYAQSLTSIPSEKVESFCLQALVQHSKVPSHCDHIVANRGLQLLQRVYQLRRDSQKIQRNIVRIIGNLALNESLHTDIVQSGWLPVLAEMARSPHIIQASHAARALANLDRDTEVQKYQDGVYVLHPQCRTSQPMKADVLFVHGLLGAAFKTWRQKDCDLTEVEKSAGIHEDYTECWPKSWLAADCPNLRILSVEYDTHLSDWRAKCPAENQRKSLAYRSGELLKKLKAAGVGDRPVVWVAHSMGGLLVKKMLVDASKDPELSSLVKNTKGVLFYSVPHRGTFMAEYSVNVRYLLFPSIEVRELCKDSPALRDLNENFLNIAKDKEFKILSFAETLPTSVGPMINILVVPAVTADLINPQSPCTSCRSGDWRSNRSGCRSSKHLQTREEGHVSLQTELAVYSGCSWWTDNQLNVCVNVFLISSSGFFGSGNDPGVNRKSFGYIRKCKMHIF
- the serac1 gene encoding protein SERAC1 isoform X5, giving the protein MLLKRTRSSSRSERLQAVQDLAQSHWQGYQYQTAAQSIDQRTAIGLARTPNVDLRFFLSPPVLPKLEDEFLIEDGLRQLLASLPQSEVDQCVQYFTSLALRESTQSLASQRGGLWCFGGNGLPYAQSLTSIPSEKVESFCLQALVQHSKVPSHCDHIVANRGLQLLQRVYQLRRDSQKIQRNIVRIIGNLALNESLHTDIVQSGWLPVLAEMARSPHIIQASHAARALANLDRDTEVQKYQDGVYVLHPQCRTSQPMKADVLFVHGLLGAAFKTWRQKDCDLTEVEKSAGIHEDYTECWPKSWLAADCPNLRILSVEYDTHLSDWRAKCPAENQRKSLAYRSGELLKKLKAAGVGDRPVVWVAHSMGGLLVKKMLVDASKDPELSSLVKNTKGVLFYSVPHRGTFMAEYSVNVRYLLFPSIEVRELCKDSPALRDLNENFLNIAKDKEFKILSFAETLPTSVGPMINILVVPAVTADLINPQSPCTSCRSGDWRSNRSGCRSSKHLQTREEGHVSLQTELAVYSGCSWWTDNQLNVCVNVFLISSSGFFGSGNDPGVNRKSFGYIRKCKMHIF
- the serac1 gene encoding protein SERAC1 isoform X1, with product MSVTALRLIPCRRLSSTGPGLKKVIPWKAFRMSSGKIAKVTGAIVLGGCVFITYEVVTLNQAVTIDTQAILQEKQKSYIYLTPITKVEQETLGTNLTYKARKELHKAARKLIEISSRVLHRPLDEHLSHLDADPRELALWMLLKRTRSSSRSERLQAVQDLAQSHWQGYQYQTAAQSIDQRTAIGLARTPNVDLRFFLSPPVLPKLEDEFLIEDGLRQLLASLPQSEVDQCVQYFTSLALRESTQSLASQRGGLWCFGGNGLPYAQSLTSIPSEKVESFCLQALVQHSKVPSHCDHIVANRGLQLLQRVYQLRRDSQKIQRNIVRIIGNLALNESLHTDIVQSGWLPVLAEMARSPHIIQASHAARALANLDRDTEVQKYQDGVYVLHPQCRTSQPMKADVLFVHGLLGAAFKTWRQKDCDLTEVEKSAGIHEDYTECWPKSWLAADCPNLRILSVEYDTHLSDWRAKCPAENQRKSLAYRSGELLKKLKAAGVGDRPVVWVAHSMGGLLVKKMLVDASKDPELSSLVKNTKGVLFYSVPHRGTFMAEYSVNVRYLLFPSIEVRELCKDSPALRDLNENFLNIAKDKEFKILSFAETLPTSVGPMINILVVPAVTADLINPQSPCTSCRSGDWRSNRSGCRSSKHLQTREEGHVSLQTELAVYSGCSWWTDNQLNVCVNVFLISSSGFFGSGNDPGVNRKSFGYIRKCKMHIF
- the serac1 gene encoding protein SERAC1 isoform X3; this translates as MSVTALRLIPCRRLSSTGPGLKKVIPWKAFRMSSGKIAKVTGAIVLGGCVFITYEVVTLNQAVTIDTQAILQEKQKSYIYLTPITKVEQETLGTNLTYKARKELHKAARKLIEISSRVLHRPLDEHLSHLDADPRELALWMLLKRTRSSSRSERLQAVQDLAQSHWQGYQYQTAAQSIDQRTAIGLARTPNVDLRFFLSPPVLPKLEDEFLIEDGLRQLLASLPQSEVDQCVQYFTSLALRESTQSLASQRGGLWCFGGNGLPYAQSLTSIPSEKVESFCLQALVQHSKVPSHCDHIVANRGLQLLQRVYQLRRDSQKIQRNIVRIIGNLALNESLHTDIVQSGWLPVLAEMARSPHIIQASHAARALANLDRDTEVQKYQDGVYVLHPQCRTSQPMKADVLFVHGLLGAAFKTWRQKDCDLTEVEKSAGIHEDYTECWPKSWLAADCPNLRILSVEYDTHLSDWRAKCPAENQRKSLAYRSGELLKKLKAAGVGDRPVVWVAHSMGGLLVKKMLVDASKDPELSSLVKNTKGVLFYSVPHRGTFMAEYSVNVRYLLFPSIEVRELCKDSPALRDLNENFLNIAKDKEFKILSFAETLPTSVGPMINILVVPAVTADLGIGDLIEVAVDHLNICKPEKKDTFLYKRSLQFIQDALGGQIIS